One genomic segment of Anaerobiospirillum thomasii includes these proteins:
- the tyrA gene encoding bifunctional chorismate mutase/prephenate dehydrogenase: MQESELLSIRREIDSIDDSIIELISRRYALVDRAVQIKQEHKLDLFSKEREKHLIEHFKELALKYSLPHDMLDDILKRLLKQSYVQGAASSYPCAATAGDKIVIVGGRGGMGSFFAHYFKISGYNVQILEKDDWDQVDTIVANALCVIVSVPIDITCEVIKRLCPYLDGKTVLCDLTSVKGAVTKIMKEHYAGPSISLHPMFGPDTKSFLKQVVVNVPVNMADKCEFMTEQMRLFGAIVCTYSAEEHDEAMSIIQALRHFTTYCYGVFLSSVNANIKQILDLSSPIYRLELSMVGRLFAQDPLLYGDIIMSSKNNARLISQYTCALNRELEVVAKGDIETFVRRFNEAKDYFGDYADMFLKESAMLLSRYQELR; the protein is encoded by the coding sequence ATGCAAGAGAGTGAGCTTTTGTCAATACGCAGGGAAATTGACAGCATAGATGACAGTATTATTGAACTTATATCAAGGCGCTATGCTCTTGTTGACAGAGCTGTACAGATAAAGCAGGAGCATAAGCTTGATCTGTTTTCAAAGGAACGTGAAAAGCATTTAATTGAGCATTTTAAGGAACTTGCCTTAAAGTATTCACTGCCCCACGATATGCTCGATGACATTCTAAAGCGTCTTTTAAAGCAGTCATATGTACAGGGTGCTGCAAGCTCCTATCCATGTGCCGCAACAGCAGGAGACAAGATAGTTATAGTTGGCGGCAGGGGCGGTATGGGATCATTTTTTGCCCATTACTTTAAAATCTCAGGCTATAACGTACAGATCCTTGAAAAAGATGACTGGGATCAGGTTGATACTATTGTGGCCAATGCTCTTTGTGTCATTGTAAGTGTGCCTATTGATATTACCTGTGAGGTTATAAAGAGGCTCTGTCCATATCTTGATGGTAAAACAGTGCTGTGCGATCTTACTTCGGTCAAGGGAGCAGTAACAAAGATCATGAAAGAGCATTATGCTGGCCCCAGCATTTCGCTGCATCCAATGTTCGGCCCCGACACCAAAAGCTTTTTAAAGCAGGTTGTGGTCAATGTACCTGTCAACATGGCAGATAAATGTGAATTTATGACAGAGCAGATGCGTCTGTTTGGGGCTATCGTCTGCACCTACAGTGCAGAAGAACATGATGAGGCCATGTCTATTATTCAGGCACTGCGTCATTTTACAACCTACTGCTATGGTGTATTTTTAAGTTCAGTCAATGCCAATATCAAACAGATTCTTGATTTGTCATCGCCTATCTACCGTTTGGAGCTGTCCATGGTAGGGCGCCTTTTTGCCCAGGATCCACTACTTTATGGCGATATCATTATGTCATCTAAAAACAATGCCAGGCTTATAAGTCAGTATACCTGTGCTTTGAATAGGGAGCTTGAGGTAGTGGCAAAAGGTGATATCGAAACCTTTGTCAGAAGGTTTAATGAGGCTAAAGATTATTTTGGCGATTATGCAGATATGTTTTTAAAAGAAAGTGCCATGCTTTTATCAAGATATCAGGAATTACGCTGA
- a CDS encoding MlaA family lipoprotein translates to MFTCIFISQVHAQVGVVNPMSPRQTSVQNSEKSYNYGYSLLAGSAIDSLERVNRGGFYLNYDIFDSYVLRPVAHGYAALPVFVQDGVGNFLTNIDDVTSTVDNIFVLRFKDSLTSLSRVLINSTIGIGGLFDVAGSFGIERKPMSMATVFGIWGQQQGPYLMIPVYGPTTGRALQGNTIDSAPFFFTPWYVNAVHFALSGIHARAALIEQEGLVDNAIDPYVQTRDFYLMYQQGQVNKAMGIDAPVLKEENLDDEFLDEIDG, encoded by the coding sequence ATGTTCACATGTATTTTTATATCACAGGTGCATGCCCAGGTTGGTGTTGTAAATCCAATGTCACCGCGTCAGACAAGTGTTCAAAACAGCGAGAAAAGTTACAACTACGGTTATTCTCTGCTTGCAGGTTCTGCCATTGACTCACTAGAGCGCGTTAACCGTGGCGGTTTTTATCTAAATTATGATATTTTTGACTCATATGTATTGCGTCCTGTAGCCCATGGCTATGCCGCACTGCCTGTATTTGTGCAGGATGGTGTGGGTAATTTTCTGACAAACATTGATGATGTGACATCAACTGTTGACAATATATTTGTGCTGCGCTTTAAAGATTCATTAACTTCACTCTCACGAGTTTTAATCAACTCAACTATTGGAATAGGCGGTCTTTTTGATGTGGCAGGAAGCTTTGGTATTGAGAGAAAGCCTATGTCCATGGCCACTGTTTTTGGTATCTGGGGTCAGCAGCAGGGACCTTATCTTATGATTCCTGTCTATGGTCCGACCACAGGCCGTGCACTGCAGGGCAATACCATTGACAGTGCTCCGTTTTTCTTTACCCCATGGTATGTAAATGCCGTGCATTTTGCACTAAGCGGTATTCATGCCAGAGCTGCCCTTATCGAGCAGGAGGGGCTTGTTGACAATGCCATTGATCCATATGTACAGACCAGGGATTTTTATCTTATGTACCAGCAGGGTCAGGTTAACAAGGCCATGGGTATTGATGCACCTGTCTTAAAAGAAGAAAATCTTGATGATGAATTTTTAGATGAGATCGACGGCTAA